One window of Amaranthus tricolor cultivar Red isolate AtriRed21 chromosome 11, ASM2621246v1, whole genome shotgun sequence genomic DNA carries:
- the LOC130826500 gene encoding uncharacterized protein LOC130826500 yields the protein MVSSNEKRPHLSRNRMSRNDANHTLINLVKAFSSVSAPRERSTSELASEMSKRISQSEPLTFDAKWEPSELELWLREFDKLFDVVECPEELKVNHAAFYLVGEADYWWANSRSGLLEQAEGDFSWDLSKRAMREKLYPLHVRKDKSNEFARIEMGGMTVDEYYHKFMEYLKYCPDDVPTEEKKMQRFELGLSYDIQKHIQSDRYNNLEQMYKRASQIGNILRKEKEKEKGNVPEKRKEVSGQTSENLSGLYHKKARNFGNFQGGGCSTNSGFRGDAKHAKPLLDRDGNERKYFCRRCKRNHPGKDCDGNLIECNFCHKRGHREFECYIKKGRFQRPFNGGQGRVDGNRAEGSEMHRGGNHVGGINAQTASGRVSASKVEELNLGTFEQVSYTVAVPSGKLYSCDRLYKDVPLKIGKVVFSSDLYVLDMEGLEVILGMDWLGRYKATIECREQKVLFKGPRGENVRYRKFPKGPRTNLVSTLELQRLVRQGYPLYLCHISQGERRKRIPRILLY from the exons ATGGTTTCTTCCAATGAG AAGAGGCCTCATTTGTCAAGAAATAGAATGTCTAGAAATGATGCTAACCATACGTTAATAAATCTGGTGAAAGCGTTTTCAAGTGTAAGTGCACCACGAGAGAGGTCTACGTCGGAATTAGCATCTGAAATGAGCAAACGAATTAGTCAAAGCGAACCCTTGACTTTCGATGCTAAATGGGAACCGTCGGAGCTTGAACTCtggttaagagaatttgacaaactttttgatgtagTAGAATGTCCAGAAGAATTGAAAGTTAATCATGCTGCATTTTATTTGGTTGGAgaagccgactactggtgggcaaacagtagatcAGGGTTGTTGGAGCAGGCTGAGGGGGATTTTAGTTGGGATCTATCTAAAAGGGCCATGCGAGAGAAATTATATCCGCTGCACGTAAGGAAAGATAAGTCAAACGAGTTTGCGCGGATAGAGATGGGTGGTATGACTGTTGATGAGTATTACCACAAATTTATGGAGTACCTCAAGTACTGTCCTGATGATGTTCCCACTGAAGAGAAGAAAATGCAGCGATTTGAGCTGGGATTGTCGTAtgacattcaaaaacatattcAAAGTGATCGTTATAACAACCTGGAACAGATGTACAAGCGAGCGTCtcaaatagggaatattttgaggaaggagaaggaaaaagaaaagggtAATGTCCCTGAGAAGAGGAAAGAGGTTTCTGGTCAGACATCGGAGAACTTGTCGGGCCTTTATCATAAGAAAGcaagaaatttcggaaattttcaGGGAGGCGGGTGTAGTACAAATTCTGGGTTTAGAGGAGACGCGAAGCATGCTAAGCCATTACTGGACCGAGATGGCAATGAAAGGAAGTATTTCTGTAGAAGATGCAAGAGAAATCATCCGGGAAAAGATTGTGATGGGAATTTGATCGAGTGtaacttttgccacaaaagAGGACATAGGGAGtttgaatgctacataaagaaGGGG AGGTTCCAGCGACCTTTTAATGGGGGACAAGGCCGGGTAGATGGAAACCGGGCTGAAGGGTCAGAAATGCATCGTGGGGGCAATCACGTGGGAGGAATTAATGCACAAACGGCTAGTGGaagggtatctgcg agtaaagtagaaGAATTGAATTTAGGAACGTTTGAACaagtttcttatacggtggctgttccatcgggaaaattgtacagttgtgaTAGACTGTATAAGGATGTACCCTTGAAGATAGGGAAAGTTGTCTTTTCTAGTGACTTGTATGTattagatatggaaggcttagaggtaattttggggatggattggttaggAAGATATAAAGCCACTATTGAATGTAGAGAGCAGAAAGTATTGTTTAAAGGACCACGAGGGGAAAACGTTAGatataggaagtttcccaaggggcctaggacgaatttggtgtcgacaTTAGAATTGCAAAGACTCGTGAGGCAAGGATACCCTTTGTActtatgtcatatcagccagGGGGAAAGAAGGAAGAGGATCCCAAGGATATTGCTGTattga